A part of Bacillus rossius redtenbacheri isolate Brsri chromosome 1, Brsri_v3, whole genome shotgun sequence genomic DNA contains:
- the LOC134537938 gene encoding uncharacterized protein LOC134537938 has protein sequence MPGGWRVARRLATSEAEILPLLTGESGRTGNIHPRPSSLNRLAGRLAGIHPNNPVCSSSQPSRHFTAALRLRYSMEELIIAAVYKRKAIWDPTDGLRKNSKILNALWAEVAQEVGIDVKTARAKWKNLRAYFAKELRELEIPKSGSGGNTKTVSTWSFFSQLMFLKDVIVSSSCPRDDNLHVSKEATTQDSNDASQSSETNVTNNYETFEQQSESLAILADVIPETSTLSVSQETEYNFLKKRSEVRKRKQTSSQQRCKEDELIEIEKKKIALLEKEINTTEDPDLNFFKSLLPYMHCFNGLQKLRVRAAIQEIVTREYEATQSIGPLPHHQLAGSYLSSPATRDSSENHHVLHPASFNAPSTESLDTSTGTFDVSHYS, from the exons ATGCCTGGCGGGTGGAGGGTAGCGAGACGCCTGGCGACCAGCGAGGCAGAGATATTACCTTTGTTGACGGGTGAAAGTGGCCGCACCGGAAACATCCACCCTCGACCCTCCAGTCTCAACCGCCTGGCGGGTCGCCTGGCGGGTATCCACCCGAACAATCCTGTTTGTTCTTCCAGCCAGCCATCCAGGCATTTTACCGCTGCACTACGACTGCGCTACAGCATGGAGGAACTTATTATAGCAGCTGTGTACAAGCGTAAAGCTATTTGGGATCCTACCGACGGTCTCAGGAAGAATTCAAAGATTTTGAATGCATTGTGGGCTGAAGTAGCTCAAGAAGTTGGAATAGATG TGAAGACAGCGAGAGCAAAATGGAAGAACCTTCGCGCTTATTTCGCCAAAGAATTGCGAGAGTTAGAAATCCCAAAAAGTGGAAGTGGTGGCAATACAAAAACTGTAAGTACATGGAGCTTTTTCTCTCAACTGATGTTTTTAAAAGATGTCATTGTTAGCTCTAGTTGTCCTAGAGACGATAACCTTCATGTTTCTAAAGAAGCAACAACACAAGACAGCAACGATGCTTCACAATCATCTGAAACAAATGTGACCAACAATTACGAAACATTCGAACAGCAAAGTGAGTCTCTTGCCATTCTAGCAGATGTCATACCCGAAACGTCAACTTTGAGTGTTTCACAGGAAACTgagtacaattttttaaagaaaagaagtGAAGTTAGAAAACGGAAACAAACTTCATCACAGCAAAGATGTAAGGAAGATGAGTTAAttgaaatagaaaaaaagaaGATTGCTCTTCTCGAAAAAGAGATCAACACCACAGAAGATCCGGATCTGAACTTCTTCAAGAGTTTATTGCCGTACATGCACTGTTTCAATGGCTTACAAAAGCTTCGAGTACGTGCGGCAATACAAGAAATCGTTACCCGAGAGTATGAGGCAACACAGAGCATAGGTCCATTACCACATCATCAACTTGCAGGAAGCTACTTGTCTTCTCCCGCCACGCGGGATTCATCCGAGAATCACCATGTACTACATCCTGCGTCATTTAATGCGCCTTCAACGGAATCTTTGGATACATCAACAGGAACATTTGATGTTTCTCACTATTCGTAA